The segment ATGTCTCATTCCCTTTCATGTTTACCAAGTTATATATTTATTGAGAAAGCATTCCCACCGACAGATATTAAGTCCCGATACCTTGTTGCGCCCGATAATACAACTAAACGAAGTAGATCCTCTCTGCCTAGGCTACTATCCAATACAACCGTATTGAAGTGATTTATCGGTAGCAAAAACCTACGTAAGCTGAAATGTTAATAGAAGCTAATTGATATAAAGTGCTCCGTTTGTCGATTCCCTACCTTTAGGTCAATCATAGAAAATGTAAAATTAAATTCAAAACGCTGATTATTATAGATTTGTAATCCATCAATTTGCCTGTATTACCATCTTAATAAAAAAGTGTGTTTCCATAGAGTTACTGCAGCAATAAGCATACATATGGGATTCCCAATGGGTTTTATCCCCTTAACCATTCCATAGCATTAGCAGGATATTTTTCAGATTTAATAAATTGAATATTTTCTTCTGTCAATCGATACTCTGAATAAGTTTCTAATCGAGTCGAAAATTGTTTTTTAAGAAACTGATAATAAAACTTCTTTGTATCGTAAGTTTCTAATACGTGAACAATTTCAATATTGTTACCGTATTGATCTTTTAACTCACTAATCTTGTGTTCTTTAGATGAAGAAGTAGTGTAAGAAAACTTATATAAACCGCTTGGAAATATTCGAAAAATGACAACTAATCCATTTTCAGGGGTAGCTTTTCTTTGTTTTTTTTCTTCTCGTTGTTTTAGATATTGTTCTCTTTTAAACTTCTTCCATTCAGTTATTTCGTTGTTGTGGACATCGATGTCTTCTTGACTTATACTTTCAGCAAATTTTTTGATTCTTTCGGATAATTCAAGCATATCTTTTTTGTCCCACATAAAACCGTCCCTACAATATACACTAATACCACCATCTTTCTTAGGGATTAGTTCAACATCTCCTAAATAGTTAGAGTGAGACTTATACCGAGAAGATTCCAAGAGTTTATCCCATAAAGTCCGTAAAGATAATTCGACAGAGTATAATTGTTGATCTAATCGTGCGAAATCGATAGTTTTGGAATCGTGAAACACAATTTTTCCTCGTTGATGTAATTTATCTAAAATAAACATGATTTCTTCGAGAGGTTTTCCTGTCATTTCACTTACACCATCGAAATTGATTTCTCCACTGTCATACCAAATTATGCAAGCATTCAGAATATCAAGCTCATCTTTAGTTAATTCATATTCCTTATATAATTTGGCTAACTTTCGCTGTAAATCATATTCGTTGTAATATAACATTTTTCCCCTGCCTCCCTGAAGATCCAAATTCCGTATTAATCCCAATTAACAACAATTAAAGTTAATATTTTTACAGTTAATTTCGTAAATTCCGCAACCAACTGAAGTTGCTGTTAGCATAGCACTATTTTATCTTAAATCCTCGTTAGCCCCAAGAAGAAAAAAGGATGTCAGCAATACTCGCTCTTCGCGTCCAATCACGTCTCTTTAGCAAATTCCTAGACTTTTGCTTCAGATAGGCTTAATTGTAACACCATATAATCTAAAAAATCCTCCTAATAATTTTACTTATCTGGTTACAGTGTCGTGACCAATTTGTGACCAAAAAATTAAACTCTTGAGTCTATGGATGAAGGTTTCCTTTTAATAGTATGCTCCCATTTCTAAATCAAAAAAGACAGGAGCTTGTACCTTGCTCGCTGTCTTTTGTCTAATTAGAAGGTTTTCCATCATTTAAGTCAAAACATATGGTATGTATAGCAAATAGGAAAGATCCTTAGAAGGAAGTAGAAGTCAAAGTTGACATTGCTCCACCCTTTGACAAAGGATAAATAGGAGGCTTTTATGTAATAGCTTGAAGAGCTAACTGCAGTAATTACGGAAAATAAGGAGGGAGACAGTTGAATAAAAAGTTGCTTGTATATATGACCAAGATTTTAATCGAGTATGCTCAAAGAGGTGAAGTTTTGACGTATGGACAGCTTAGCAAGAAATTAAATAATACGATTTCACCAAAATCACTAAATAATCCATTAGGGACATGTAAATTATCATTTTATTTCAGCACAAAACGCCCATTTTTTTGCACATTCTTTCAGAAAGCCCTCTCCCCTTTTCTGAAGGAATGTGCTAAATTTTTTGTGAATTGTTTCGGACAAAGATTTCCATTCGTTTCAATGAGGGGGAGGAAGTGTGATCCAGTTTCACGACTTTGGCATTGACATTCAAACGTATACGGATCGTGGGAAAGGGAACGATTTTCCCGACGTGAACCAATGCCCCCACTGTTCATCCCGCCGCCCCTTGCATCGTCACGGATACTACCAACGCTATGCGTTGACGGCAGAGGGGGAGTATCACCTTTGGATCGCACGATATCGCTGTCAAGAGTGTCGCAAAACCGTGAGTGTGCTGCCTTCTTTCCTCCTCCCGTATGTTCAATATACACGATCGGTTATTTGGCAAGCGGTCAAAGCATGGTTCGAAACGCCAAGGAAAGGAGCGAAGACCAAACAGGTTGTTTTTCCCACCAAGGAGGTCATCTTGTTTTATGTCCGACGATTTTTACGGAATCTCTCTCGCTTGCATCACGCGGCGGCGAGAAGGTGGGGGATCATCGGCCCTGTAGGGAACGCAAGAACAGAACGGGCGGTTTGGTGGATGCAGACCTTGGAGGGACGGGGGGTGGGCTCGATCATCCAAGACCTGTGGACAAACGAGAGGTGGCATCCGTTTGCGGATCAAATTACTTCCTGATTTTCTACTTAACACCAAAAATGGAGATAGTTGATGTTCCCACAAACCCTTCCTCTCGACGAATCTCGAGCCGTTTCGTAAGATAGGGGGTAGAGGGGACCGGGACGGTCCAACATCACAGGGAGACAGGGAGGAGATCCAGATGGATGAATCGATGAGACACGACATCGCGCTGTTTCGGTACGGGCTGATCGCTCCGTTGGTGAATGGCCAGGTGGAGCCCAAAGCGTATTTGAATGAGGTGGGCGGGCGAGTGCACTCGATTCCCCATCAAGGGGACAAACCCATTGCGGCGAAGACGATTCTGGATTGGTGCGCCCGATACAAAAAAGGGGGCTTCGACGCCTTGAAGCCGAAGCGCCGTTCGGACCGCGGCCGCTCCAGACGTCTGTCCCCCGATGATGAGGATCATATTCTAGCATTGAGGAAGGAACATCCCACCATGCCCGTGACCCTATTCTACGAACAACTCACCAAGCAGGGGGACATTCCCACCACCCTCTCATACTTTACTATATACCGATTGTTGAAAAAACACAACCTGGTGGGAAAAGAAATCTTGCCGATGCCGGAGCGAAAGCGTTTTGCGTATGACCAGATCAATGAGCTATGGCAAGGGGACTTATCCCATGGACCCACGATTCGCGTCCATGGGAAAGCCCAGAAAACGTTTTTGATCGCGTATATCGATGACTGCTCGCGGTTAGTGCCATATGCCCAATTTTTCCCTTCGGAGAAGTTTGACGGGCTGCGGATCGTCACGAAGGAAGCGGTGCTTCGTTGCGGGAAGCCGAAACGCATTTACTCGGACAACGGGAAAATTTATCGGTCCGAGGTGCTGCAGTATGCGTGCGCCGAGATGGGGATTACACTCATCCACACCCAGCCGTATGACCCGCAAAGCAAGGGAAAAATCGAACGGTTCTTCCGCACCGTACAGACACGGTTTTATCCACTGTTGGAGCTGAATCCGCCGAAATCGCTTGACGAGTTGAACGAGCGTTTTTGGAAGTGGCTTGAAGAGGAGTATCATCGAAAACCGCACGCCTCACTGGACGGAAAAACGCCGCATGAGGTGTTTCAATCGCAAGTGCATCTCGTGTCGTTCATCGAAGATGGCGATTGGCTGGATGCGATTTTTCTGAAACGGGAGCACCGCAAGGTGAAAGCCGATGGCACGATCACCCTGAATAAACAGCTATACGAAGTGCCGCCTCGGTTCATTGGGCAATCGATTGAGCTCCGCTATGATGAACGGGGCGTCTATGTGTACGAAGATGGAAGGAAGGTGGCGGAGGCCGTTCGGGTTCGTTTGGAGGACAACGCCTATGTAAAACGCCATCGGTCCCCGTTTGCGGCGATTCCGGCGAAGGAGGGAGAACACGGTGTATAAATCGTTTTACTCCCTTTCGCGGGAGCCGTTTGCGAAAGAAACAGACCCGTCCGAGGCGTATCAAGGGGCGTCATTTCAGGAAGCGTTGCGGGCGCTGGAGTACGTGAAACGAACACGGGGGATCGGGCTGTTGATCGGAGAGCCGGGGGCGGGCAAGACGTTCGCCCTTCGGGCGCTGAAAGAGTCATTGAATCCATCATTGTATCATGTCGTCTACTTTCCGTTATCCACCGGAGGCGTGATGGATTTTTACCGTGGACTGGCCTTGGGATTAGGAGAGGAACCGAAGTACCGCAAGGTAGATCTCTTCCGCCAAATCCAGCAGACGATCGAGCGATTGTATCATGAACGACGGATCACGCCGGTGTTCATTTTGGACGAGATGCATTTAGCAAAGGATGCATTTTTACAGGACATCGCCATCTTGTTCAACTTTGAGATGGATTCGACCAACCCATTTGTCTTGATTTTGGCCGGGCTGCCCCATTTACAGGGGAAGCTGCGGCTCAATCAGCACCACCCTCTCGACCAACGGATCATCATGCGATACCGGATGGGGCCGCTGGAGAGGGAAGAGGTGGCGGGCTACATCGAGCATCGGATGAAACAGGCCGGGGCGAAGCATCCGATCTTCACTCCATCGGCGTTAGAGGCGATTGCCCTGCAGTCGCGGGGATGGCCTCGGGTGATCAACACGTTGGCCACGACGTGCCTGTTATACGGGTATCAGCTGAAAAAGGACGCCATTGACGAAGAAGTGGTGCGCATGGCCGCGGAGGAAATGGGGTATTAGCACGAAAGGGGCCGAATCGGCCTCTTTTGTGCTTTCACTTTTCCATTTT is part of the [Flavobacterium] thermophilum genome and harbors:
- a CDS encoding putative secretion ATPase, PEP-CTERM locus subfamily, producing MYKSFYSLSREPFAKETDPSEAYQGASFQEALRALEYVKRTRGIGLLIGEPGAGKTFALRALKESLNPSLYHVVYFPLSTGGVMDFYRGLALGLGEEPKYRKVDLFRQIQQTIERLYHERRITPVFILDEMHLAKDAFLQDIAILFNFEMDSTNPFVLILAGLPHLQGKLRLNQHHPLDQRIIMRYRMGPLEREEVAGYIEHRMKQAGAKHPIFTPSALEAIALQSRGWPRVINTLATTCLLYGYQLKKDAIDEEVVRMAAEEMGY
- a CDS encoding Transposase and inactivated derivatives gives rise to the protein MDESMRHDIALFRYGLIAPLVNGQVEPKAYLNEVGGRVHSIPHQGDKPIAAKTILDWCARYKKGGFDALKPKRRSDRGRSRRLSPDDEDHILALRKEHPTMPVTLFYEQLTKQGDIPTTLSYFTIYRLLKKHNLVGKEILPMPERKRFAYDQINELWQGDLSHGPTIRVHGKAQKTFLIAYIDDCSRLVPYAQFFPSEKFDGLRIVTKEAVLRCGKPKRIYSDNGKIYRSEVLQYACAEMGITLIHTQPYDPQSKGKIERFFRTVQTRFYPLLELNPPKSLDELNERFWKWLEEEYHRKPHASLDGKTPHEVFQSQVHLVSFIEDGDWLDAIFLKREHRKVKADGTITLNKQLYEVPPRFIGQSIELRYDERGVYVYEDGRKVAEAVRVRLEDNAYVKRHRSPFAAIPAKEGEHGV